In Limisalsivibrio acetivorans, one genomic interval encodes:
- the acpP gene encoding acyl carrier protein, which produces MDIEAKVKEIIAEQLNAEEDAIKPESSFIDDLDADSLDTVELIMAFEEEFGIEIPDEEAEKIKTVGDAINYITKAQ; this is translated from the coding sequence AAAGAGATTATAGCTGAGCAGCTTAACGCCGAAGAGGACGCAATAAAGCCCGAGTCATCTTTCATTGATGACCTCGACGCAGATTCCCTCGATACAGTGGAGCTTATCATGGCTTTCGAAGAGGAGTTCGGTATCGAGATCCCCGATGAGGAAGCTGAGAAGATCAAAACTGTCGGCGATGCAATAAACTACATCACCAAAGCACAGTAA